A single window of Doryrhamphus excisus isolate RoL2022-K1 chromosome 5, RoL_Dexc_1.0, whole genome shotgun sequence DNA harbors:
- the LOC131129470 gene encoding ankyrin repeat and MYND domain-containing protein 1-like isoform X3 has product MLPSRQGVGAARGRGAKERQAGNPSRRVGEERRQGVGVQESLDGSRYEGEFVNGLKHGKGRYTWKSGELYEGSFYKDYRHGDGVYCWPSGHKFIGKFYLNWREGYGQQLFPDGATFKGLYHADQRFGPGVLSEPSGHQDVGLWHGKHLIQLCNSVQDSFSLKNVSGYAENLAETSTSYQNQPKKHDNLLLQDDNTILPTGIEYYSSDSDHLHFPPEKRREFDQHFYGQLWEPDDHPYQGYKRDPLSTLPLKTRILAHIHKHRRLAENLDWDVAAILSLKRDSFGPKGPLEVTSELLIRQAATGERESVLKILLDGLVHPDVEDSLGHTALIAATSLYMFSGPPAKARVCDFTTDSSSPNNRHQTSDTHQTNQDHLSDQTREDLSGCICFHPNMCSELSSGLSGPMTPGVYHFQEKDREDKVQTGQERKWKDVYSVGNDAELSESGNIVMTNFNEAGSWEEDEKNQKEKALLSKHSIPVMDGHIVLGNVEWQEYSSIKHHIDKDMTPAQSFSSTCSMYSYNIKVTEDDLQTAAETLSHTGCSQHSYTQEIVHRMAAMKLEHRARLSTLKLLLDRGADPNISSVPFPVMFLAIMGADTEAVEKLLLCGAQTDISLPPEWKGLYPLHVAATLPGPEGPKITEVLLHALANPDARAGDHEGIYLHDKVSMMTKKTQRAEKPSDRNTQPCTQDELCQPDKVCTTSVKPCPLEGGRTALHMACQRDTDHRNASKVVSLLLSHGAKTDLHWSGHSALSLAISSGNDMAVAELLKAGADPNLPLGRRVGNALCALGNFNYRLDGKRAKLLDMLEKAGADMLMPVQVGDSIGNVVDYAYNSFNQDLRIANTPFHALSMEERETFKVRRNILSMMGDLLRQTAIQREKEQLEKEGNLILNRDNFSDDAKSSSSNQSGLSMAVKQRTPLFKFCYHCGRSIIVRLTPCTRCRKVVYCSATCKLKAWDKRHKEECR; this is encoded by the exons ATGTTGCCAAGCCGCCAAGGTGTTGGGGCAGCCCGCGGGCGAGGTGCTAAGGAGCGGCAGGCTGGGAATCCGAGCAGAAGAGTCGGTGAAGAGAGACGACAGGGAGTCGGTGTTCAGGAGTCTCTCGACGGCTCTCGATATGAAGGAGAGTTTGTTAATGGCCTCAAACACGGCAAGGGGAGGTACACCTGGAAAAGTGGAGAG CTCTATGAAGGCTCATTCTACAAAGACTACAGACATGGTGATGGAGTATACTGCTGGCCATCAGGCCACAAATTCATTGGCAAATTTTACCTCAACTGGAGAGAAGGATATGGACAACAACTGTTTCCAGATGGAGCTACATTTAAG GGTTTGTACCATGCAGACCAGAGGTTCGGTCCAGGCGTTCTTAGTGAGCCATCAGGACATCAGGATGTGGGACTTTGGCATGGGAAACATCTGATACAACTTTGTAACTCTGTACAAGACAGCTTCAGTCTGAAAAATGTCTCTGGATATGCTGAAAACTTAGCGGAAACGTCTACATCATATCAGAATCAG CCAAAGAAACATGATAATTTGCTGCTACAGGATGATAATACCATTCTTCCAACTGGGATTGAGTATTACTCTTCGGATAGTGACCACCTACACTTCCCCCCAGAGAAAAGAAGAGAGTTTGaccaacatttttatggccagtTGTGGGAGCCAGATGATCATCCATACCAAGGCTACAAAAGGGACCCACTCTCCACTCTGCCCTTAAAAACCCGAATACTGGCTCACATTCACAAACACAG ACGACTGGCTGAAAACTTGGACTGGGACGTTGCAGCAATTCTCTCATTAAAAAGGGACAGTTTTGGTCCTAAGGGACCTCTGGAAGTCACATCAGAACTGTTGATCCGGCAAGCTGCTACAGGAGAACGAGAGTCTGTTTTAAAGATTCTTCTGGATGGCCTTGTTCACCCCGATGTAGAAGATTCTCTGGGACACACTGCACTGATTGCCGCCACA TCTTTGTACATGTTTTCTGGACCTCCAGCCAAAGCACGT GTATGTGACTTCACTACTGACTCATCCAGCCCAAACAACAGACATCAGACAAGTGATACACACCAGACCAACCAGGATCACCTCTCTGATCA GACAAGAGAAGATCTATCAGGATGTATCTGTTTTCATCCCAACATGTGCAGTGAGCTTTCAAGTGGCCTAAGTGGACCCATGACCCCTGGAGTATATCACTTTCAGGAAAAGGACAGAGAAGACAAAGTTCAAACTGGACAAGAGAGAAAATGGAAAGATGTTTATAGTGTAGGAAATGATGCTGAATTGAGCGAAAGTGGAAATATAGTTATGACAAATTTTAATGAGGCTGGGAGCTGGGAGGAAGATGAGAAGAACCAGAAAGAGAAGGCGCTACTTTCAAAGCACTCCATTCCGGTGATGGATGGCCACATTGTATTGGGTAATGTGGAGTGGCAAGAATATTCATCAATTAAG CACCACATTGACAAAGACATGACCCCAGCACAATCCTTTTCCTCTACCTGTTCCATGTACAGCTACAACATAAAGGTCACAGAGGACGATCTGCAAACTGCAGCTGAAACTCTGAGTCACACTGGATGCTCCCAACACTCTTATACTCAGGAGATTGTACACAGAATGGCTGCAATGAAGTTGGA GCATCGTGCTCGTTTGAGCACACTGAAGCTGTTATTGGATCGGGGAGCTGACCCCAACATTTCCAGCGTCCCGTTCCCTGTCATGTTTTTGGCCATTATGGGAGCAGATACTGAGGCTGTCGAGAAACTTCTACTGTGTGGAGCTCAAACAGATATCTCTCTCCCACCGGAG TGGAAAGGACTTTACCCTCTACATGTGGCTGCAACACTGCCAGGCCCTGAAGGTCCCAAAATCACAGAAGTGCTTCTGCATGCTTTGGCTAACCCAGATGCACGGGCAGGCGACCATGAAGGAATTTATCTACACGATAAG GTTTCCATGAtgaccaaaaaaacacaaagggcTGAGAAGCCATCTGATCGAAACACGCAGCCATGTACCCAGGATGAGCTCTGCCAACCTGATAaggtgtgtact ACGAGTGTGAAGCCATGCCCTTTAGAAGGAGGTCGAACAGCTCTGCACATGGCTTGCCAGCGAGACACTGATCACCGT AATGCCAGCAAAGTGGTATCCCTCTTGCTCTCCCACGGGGCCAAAACTGACCTCCATTGGAGTGGACATTCAGCTCTTTCTCTAGCAATATCAAGTGGCAATGACATG GCAGTAGCAGAGCTCTTAAAAGCAGGTGCTGATCCCAACCTTCCCTTGGGTCGTAGAGTGGGTAACGCCCTTTGCGCCCTCGGTAACTTCAACTACCGTTTAGATGGCAAACGAGCAAAATTG TTGGACATGTTAGAAAAGGCTGGTGCTGACATGCTGATGCCTGTTCAGGTCGGCGACTCTATTGGAAATGTAGTCGACTACGCATATAACTCCTTCAATCAG GACTTGCGTATTGCCAACACACCATTCCATGCTCTCAGCATGGAGGAGAGAGAAACATTCAAAGTACGTCGCAACATTCTGAGCATGATGGGAGATCTGTTGAGACAGACTGCTAttcagagagagaaagagcagTTGGAGAAAGAAGGCAACCTCATACTGAATC GTGACAATTTTTCTGATGATGCCAAATCAAGCTCAAGCAATCAAAGTGGACTTTCCATGGCAGTGAAACAAAG GACCCCATTATTTAAGTTCTGCTACCACTGTGGTCGCTCTATTATTGTGAGGTTAACTCCTTGTACTCGTTGCCGCAAAGTTGTTTACTGCTCTGCAACCTGTAAACTCAAAGCTTGGGATAAGAGACACAAGGAAGAGTGTCGGTAA
- the LOC131129470 gene encoding ankyrin repeat and MYND domain-containing protein 1-like isoform X5 has product MLPSRQGVGAARGRGAKERQAGNPSRRVGEERRQGVGVQESLDGSRYEGEFVNGLKHGKGRYTWKSGELYEGSFYKDYRHGDGVYCWPSGHKFIGKFYLNWREGYGQQLFPDGATFKGLYHADQRFGPGVLSEPSGHQDVGLWHGKHLIQLCNSVQDSFSLKNVSGYAENLAETSTSYQNQPKKHDNLLLQDDNTILPTGIEYYSSDSDHLHFPPEKRREFDQHFYGQLWEPDDHPYQGYKRDPLSTLPLKTRILAHIHKHRRLAENLDWDVAAILSLKRDSFGPKGPLEVTSELLIRQAATGERESVLKILLDGLVHPDVEDSLGHTALIAATVNCHDDVIHLLLDMGADIDKLNYEGLSALSVCHVLYYPFQSLYMFSGPPAKARVCDFTTDSSSPNNRHQTSDTHQTNQDHLSDQTREDLSGCICFHPNMCSELSSGLSGPMTPGVYHFQEKDREDKVQTGQERKWKDVYSVGNDAELSESGNIVMTNFNEAGSWEEDEKNQKEKALLSKHSIPVMDGHIVLGNVEWQEYSSIKHHIDKDMTPAQSFSSTCSMYSYNIKVTEDDLQTAAETLSHTGCSQHSYTQEIVHRMAAMKLEHRARLSTLKLLLDRGADPNISSVPFPVMFLAIMGADTEAVEKLLLCGAQTDISLPPEWKGLYPLHVAATLPGPEGPKITEVLLHALANPDARAGDHEGIYLHDKVSMMTKKTQRAEKPSDRNTQPCTQDELCQPDKTSVKPCPLEGGRTALHMACQRDTDHRLDMLEKAGADMLMPVQVGDSIGNVVDYAYNSFNQDLRIANTPFHALSMEERETFKVRRNILSMMGDLLRQTAIQREKEQLEKEGNLILNRDNFSDDAKSSSSNQSGLSMAVKQRTPLFKFCYHCGRSIIVRLTPCTRCRKVVYCSATCKLKAWDKRHKEECR; this is encoded by the exons ATGTTGCCAAGCCGCCAAGGTGTTGGGGCAGCCCGCGGGCGAGGTGCTAAGGAGCGGCAGGCTGGGAATCCGAGCAGAAGAGTCGGTGAAGAGAGACGACAGGGAGTCGGTGTTCAGGAGTCTCTCGACGGCTCTCGATATGAAGGAGAGTTTGTTAATGGCCTCAAACACGGCAAGGGGAGGTACACCTGGAAAAGTGGAGAG CTCTATGAAGGCTCATTCTACAAAGACTACAGACATGGTGATGGAGTATACTGCTGGCCATCAGGCCACAAATTCATTGGCAAATTTTACCTCAACTGGAGAGAAGGATATGGACAACAACTGTTTCCAGATGGAGCTACATTTAAG GGTTTGTACCATGCAGACCAGAGGTTCGGTCCAGGCGTTCTTAGTGAGCCATCAGGACATCAGGATGTGGGACTTTGGCATGGGAAACATCTGATACAACTTTGTAACTCTGTACAAGACAGCTTCAGTCTGAAAAATGTCTCTGGATATGCTGAAAACTTAGCGGAAACGTCTACATCATATCAGAATCAG CCAAAGAAACATGATAATTTGCTGCTACAGGATGATAATACCATTCTTCCAACTGGGATTGAGTATTACTCTTCGGATAGTGACCACCTACACTTCCCCCCAGAGAAAAGAAGAGAGTTTGaccaacatttttatggccagtTGTGGGAGCCAGATGATCATCCATACCAAGGCTACAAAAGGGACCCACTCTCCACTCTGCCCTTAAAAACCCGAATACTGGCTCACATTCACAAACACAG ACGACTGGCTGAAAACTTGGACTGGGACGTTGCAGCAATTCTCTCATTAAAAAGGGACAGTTTTGGTCCTAAGGGACCTCTGGAAGTCACATCAGAACTGTTGATCCGGCAAGCTGCTACAGGAGAACGAGAGTCTGTTTTAAAGATTCTTCTGGATGGCCTTGTTCACCCCGATGTAGAAGATTCTCTGGGACACACTGCACTGATTGCCGCCACA GTAAACTGCCATGATGATGTGATTCACTTGTTGTTAGATATGGGAGCTGATATTGACAAGCTCAATTATGAGGGTTTGTCAGCTTTGTCGGTGTGTCATGTACTTTACTATCCTTTTCAGTCTTTGTACATGTTTTCTGGACCTCCAGCCAAAGCACGT GTATGTGACTTCACTACTGACTCATCCAGCCCAAACAACAGACATCAGACAAGTGATACACACCAGACCAACCAGGATCACCTCTCTGATCA GACAAGAGAAGATCTATCAGGATGTATCTGTTTTCATCCCAACATGTGCAGTGAGCTTTCAAGTGGCCTAAGTGGACCCATGACCCCTGGAGTATATCACTTTCAGGAAAAGGACAGAGAAGACAAAGTTCAAACTGGACAAGAGAGAAAATGGAAAGATGTTTATAGTGTAGGAAATGATGCTGAATTGAGCGAAAGTGGAAATATAGTTATGACAAATTTTAATGAGGCTGGGAGCTGGGAGGAAGATGAGAAGAACCAGAAAGAGAAGGCGCTACTTTCAAAGCACTCCATTCCGGTGATGGATGGCCACATTGTATTGGGTAATGTGGAGTGGCAAGAATATTCATCAATTAAG CACCACATTGACAAAGACATGACCCCAGCACAATCCTTTTCCTCTACCTGTTCCATGTACAGCTACAACATAAAGGTCACAGAGGACGATCTGCAAACTGCAGCTGAAACTCTGAGTCACACTGGATGCTCCCAACACTCTTATACTCAGGAGATTGTACACAGAATGGCTGCAATGAAGTTGGA GCATCGTGCTCGTTTGAGCACACTGAAGCTGTTATTGGATCGGGGAGCTGACCCCAACATTTCCAGCGTCCCGTTCCCTGTCATGTTTTTGGCCATTATGGGAGCAGATACTGAGGCTGTCGAGAAACTTCTACTGTGTGGAGCTCAAACAGATATCTCTCTCCCACCGGAG TGGAAAGGACTTTACCCTCTACATGTGGCTGCAACACTGCCAGGCCCTGAAGGTCCCAAAATCACAGAAGTGCTTCTGCATGCTTTGGCTAACCCAGATGCACGGGCAGGCGACCATGAAGGAATTTATCTACACGATAAG GTTTCCATGAtgaccaaaaaaacacaaagggcTGAGAAGCCATCTGATCGAAACACGCAGCCATGTACCCAGGATGAGCTCTGCCAACCTGATAag ACGAGTGTGAAGCCATGCCCTTTAGAAGGAGGTCGAACAGCTCTGCACATGGCTTGCCAGCGAGACACTGATCACCGT TTGGACATGTTAGAAAAGGCTGGTGCTGACATGCTGATGCCTGTTCAGGTCGGCGACTCTATTGGAAATGTAGTCGACTACGCATATAACTCCTTCAATCAG GACTTGCGTATTGCCAACACACCATTCCATGCTCTCAGCATGGAGGAGAGAGAAACATTCAAAGTACGTCGCAACATTCTGAGCATGATGGGAGATCTGTTGAGACAGACTGCTAttcagagagagaaagagcagTTGGAGAAAGAAGGCAACCTCATACTGAATC GTGACAATTTTTCTGATGATGCCAAATCAAGCTCAAGCAATCAAAGTGGACTTTCCATGGCAGTGAAACAAAG GACCCCATTATTTAAGTTCTGCTACCACTGTGGTCGCTCTATTATTGTGAGGTTAACTCCTTGTACTCGTTGCCGCAAAGTTGTTTACTGCTCTGCAACCTGTAAACTCAAAGCTTGGGATAAGAGACACAAGGAAGAGTGTCGGTAA
- the LOC131129470 gene encoding ankyrin repeat and MYND domain-containing protein 1-like isoform X2: MLPSRQGVGAARGRGAKERQAGNPSRRVGEERRQGVGVQESLDGSRYEGEFVNGLKHGKGRYTWKSGELYEGSFYKDYRHGDGVYCWPSGHKFIGKFYLNWREGYGQQLFPDGATFKGLYHADQRFGPGVLSEPSGHQDVGLWHGKHLIQLCNSVQDSFSLKNVSGYAENLAETSTSYQNQPKKHDNLLLQDDNTILPTGIEYYSSDSDHLHFPPEKRREFDQHFYGQLWEPDDHPYQGYKRDPLSTLPLKTRILAHIHKHRRLAENLDWDVAAILSLKRDSFGPKGPLEVTSELLIRQAATGERESVLKILLDGLVHPDVEDSLGHTALIAATVNCHDDVIHLLLDMGADIDKLNYEGLSALSVCHVLYYPFQSLYMFSGPPAKARVCDFTTDSSSPNNRHQTSDTHQTNQDHLSDQTREDLSGCICFHPNMCSELSSGLSGPMTPGVYHFQEKDREDKVQTGQERKWKDVYSVGNDAELSESGNIVMTNFNEAGSWEEDEKNQKEKALLSKHSIPVMDGHIVLGNVEWQEYSSIKHHIDKDMTPAQSFSSTCSMYSYNIKVTEDDLQTAAETLSHTGCSQHSYTQEIVHRMAAMKLEHRARLSTLKLLLDRGADPNISSVPFPVMFLAIMGADTEAVEKLLLCGAQTDISLPPEWKGLYPLHVAATLPGPEGPKITEVLLHALANPDARAGDHEGIYLHDKVSMMTKKTQRAEKPSDRNTQPCTQDELCQPDKTSVKPCPLEGGRTALHMACQRDTDHRNASKVVSLLLSHGAKTDLHWSGHSALSLAISSGNDMAVAELLKAGADPNLPLGRRVGNALCALGNFNYRLDGKRAKLLDMLEKAGADMLMPVQVGDSIGNVVDYAYNSFNQDLRIANTPFHALSMEERETFKVRRNILSMMGDLLRQTAIQREKEQLEKEGNLILNRDNFSDDAKSSSSNQSGLSMAVKQRTPLFKFCYHCGRSIIVRLTPCTRCRKVVYCSATCKLKAWDKRHKEECR; this comes from the exons ATGTTGCCAAGCCGCCAAGGTGTTGGGGCAGCCCGCGGGCGAGGTGCTAAGGAGCGGCAGGCTGGGAATCCGAGCAGAAGAGTCGGTGAAGAGAGACGACAGGGAGTCGGTGTTCAGGAGTCTCTCGACGGCTCTCGATATGAAGGAGAGTTTGTTAATGGCCTCAAACACGGCAAGGGGAGGTACACCTGGAAAAGTGGAGAG CTCTATGAAGGCTCATTCTACAAAGACTACAGACATGGTGATGGAGTATACTGCTGGCCATCAGGCCACAAATTCATTGGCAAATTTTACCTCAACTGGAGAGAAGGATATGGACAACAACTGTTTCCAGATGGAGCTACATTTAAG GGTTTGTACCATGCAGACCAGAGGTTCGGTCCAGGCGTTCTTAGTGAGCCATCAGGACATCAGGATGTGGGACTTTGGCATGGGAAACATCTGATACAACTTTGTAACTCTGTACAAGACAGCTTCAGTCTGAAAAATGTCTCTGGATATGCTGAAAACTTAGCGGAAACGTCTACATCATATCAGAATCAG CCAAAGAAACATGATAATTTGCTGCTACAGGATGATAATACCATTCTTCCAACTGGGATTGAGTATTACTCTTCGGATAGTGACCACCTACACTTCCCCCCAGAGAAAAGAAGAGAGTTTGaccaacatttttatggccagtTGTGGGAGCCAGATGATCATCCATACCAAGGCTACAAAAGGGACCCACTCTCCACTCTGCCCTTAAAAACCCGAATACTGGCTCACATTCACAAACACAG ACGACTGGCTGAAAACTTGGACTGGGACGTTGCAGCAATTCTCTCATTAAAAAGGGACAGTTTTGGTCCTAAGGGACCTCTGGAAGTCACATCAGAACTGTTGATCCGGCAAGCTGCTACAGGAGAACGAGAGTCTGTTTTAAAGATTCTTCTGGATGGCCTTGTTCACCCCGATGTAGAAGATTCTCTGGGACACACTGCACTGATTGCCGCCACA GTAAACTGCCATGATGATGTGATTCACTTGTTGTTAGATATGGGAGCTGATATTGACAAGCTCAATTATGAGGGTTTGTCAGCTTTGTCGGTGTGTCATGTACTTTACTATCCTTTTCAGTCTTTGTACATGTTTTCTGGACCTCCAGCCAAAGCACGT GTATGTGACTTCACTACTGACTCATCCAGCCCAAACAACAGACATCAGACAAGTGATACACACCAGACCAACCAGGATCACCTCTCTGATCA GACAAGAGAAGATCTATCAGGATGTATCTGTTTTCATCCCAACATGTGCAGTGAGCTTTCAAGTGGCCTAAGTGGACCCATGACCCCTGGAGTATATCACTTTCAGGAAAAGGACAGAGAAGACAAAGTTCAAACTGGACAAGAGAGAAAATGGAAAGATGTTTATAGTGTAGGAAATGATGCTGAATTGAGCGAAAGTGGAAATATAGTTATGACAAATTTTAATGAGGCTGGGAGCTGGGAGGAAGATGAGAAGAACCAGAAAGAGAAGGCGCTACTTTCAAAGCACTCCATTCCGGTGATGGATGGCCACATTGTATTGGGTAATGTGGAGTGGCAAGAATATTCATCAATTAAG CACCACATTGACAAAGACATGACCCCAGCACAATCCTTTTCCTCTACCTGTTCCATGTACAGCTACAACATAAAGGTCACAGAGGACGATCTGCAAACTGCAGCTGAAACTCTGAGTCACACTGGATGCTCCCAACACTCTTATACTCAGGAGATTGTACACAGAATGGCTGCAATGAAGTTGGA GCATCGTGCTCGTTTGAGCACACTGAAGCTGTTATTGGATCGGGGAGCTGACCCCAACATTTCCAGCGTCCCGTTCCCTGTCATGTTTTTGGCCATTATGGGAGCAGATACTGAGGCTGTCGAGAAACTTCTACTGTGTGGAGCTCAAACAGATATCTCTCTCCCACCGGAG TGGAAAGGACTTTACCCTCTACATGTGGCTGCAACACTGCCAGGCCCTGAAGGTCCCAAAATCACAGAAGTGCTTCTGCATGCTTTGGCTAACCCAGATGCACGGGCAGGCGACCATGAAGGAATTTATCTACACGATAAG GTTTCCATGAtgaccaaaaaaacacaaagggcTGAGAAGCCATCTGATCGAAACACGCAGCCATGTACCCAGGATGAGCTCTGCCAACCTGATAag ACGAGTGTGAAGCCATGCCCTTTAGAAGGAGGTCGAACAGCTCTGCACATGGCTTGCCAGCGAGACACTGATCACCGT AATGCCAGCAAAGTGGTATCCCTCTTGCTCTCCCACGGGGCCAAAACTGACCTCCATTGGAGTGGACATTCAGCTCTTTCTCTAGCAATATCAAGTGGCAATGACATG GCAGTAGCAGAGCTCTTAAAAGCAGGTGCTGATCCCAACCTTCCCTTGGGTCGTAGAGTGGGTAACGCCCTTTGCGCCCTCGGTAACTTCAACTACCGTTTAGATGGCAAACGAGCAAAATTG TTGGACATGTTAGAAAAGGCTGGTGCTGACATGCTGATGCCTGTTCAGGTCGGCGACTCTATTGGAAATGTAGTCGACTACGCATATAACTCCTTCAATCAG GACTTGCGTATTGCCAACACACCATTCCATGCTCTCAGCATGGAGGAGAGAGAAACATTCAAAGTACGTCGCAACATTCTGAGCATGATGGGAGATCTGTTGAGACAGACTGCTAttcagagagagaaagagcagTTGGAGAAAGAAGGCAACCTCATACTGAATC GTGACAATTTTTCTGATGATGCCAAATCAAGCTCAAGCAATCAAAGTGGACTTTCCATGGCAGTGAAACAAAG GACCCCATTATTTAAGTTCTGCTACCACTGTGGTCGCTCTATTATTGTGAGGTTAACTCCTTGTACTCGTTGCCGCAAAGTTGTTTACTGCTCTGCAACCTGTAAACTCAAAGCTTGGGATAAGAGACACAAGGAAGAGTGTCGGTAA